A window of Exiguobacterium sp. FSL W8-0210 contains these coding sequences:
- the galU gene encoding UTP--glucose-1-phosphate uridylyltransferase GalU, which yields MKVKKAVIPAAGLGTRFLPATKAMPKEMLPIVDKPTIQYIIEEAIESGIEDILIITGKGKRSIEDHFDSVPELEANLISKNKSELLYLVEETTKINIHFIRQSKPKGLGDAILQAKAFVGNEPFVVMLGDDIVQADVPCTRQLIEQYEITNSSIIGVQPVPEKDTNRYGIVDPSTSISAQLHKVKSFVEKPAPGTAPSNLAILGRYLLTPEIFKYLETQDVGSGGEIQLTDAITRLNEMQRVFAYEFDGKRYDVGEKLGFIRTTLEFALNREDLGEEVREMMYELLQEKLSLAE from the coding sequence ATAAAAGTTAAAAAAGCTGTCATTCCGGCAGCGGGGCTTGGGACACGTTTCTTACCAGCTACTAAGGCGATGCCGAAAGAAATGCTACCGATTGTAGATAAACCGACGATTCAATACATTATCGAGGAAGCGATTGAATCGGGAATTGAAGATATTTTAATTATTACTGGAAAAGGTAAACGATCCATTGAAGATCATTTTGATTCCGTACCAGAGCTAGAAGCGAATCTGATTTCAAAGAATAAATCAGAATTACTTTACTTAGTCGAAGAGACAACGAAGATTAACATTCATTTCATTCGTCAATCGAAGCCGAAAGGTCTTGGGGATGCAATTCTTCAAGCAAAAGCATTTGTTGGTAACGAACCATTCGTCGTTATGCTCGGGGATGATATCGTTCAAGCAGACGTACCTTGTACACGACAATTGATTGAGCAGTATGAAATCACGAATAGTTCGATTATCGGTGTACAGCCAGTACCAGAAAAGGATACGAATCGTTACGGAATCGTTGATCCAAGTACAAGCATCTCAGCGCAGTTACATAAAGTAAAATCATTCGTTGAAAAGCCAGCACCGGGAACTGCTCCATCAAACTTAGCGATTTTAGGACGTTATCTATTAACGCCAGAAATCTTTAAATATCTAGAAACGCAAGATGTTGGTTCTGGTGGTGAGATTCAATTAACAGACGCGATTACACGACTTAATGAAATGCAACGGGTCTTTGCTTATGAATTTGATGGGAAGCGCTATGATGTTGGAGAAAAATTAGGATTCATTCGTACAACACTTGAGTTTGCATTAAATCGTGAAGATTTGGGTGAGGAAGTTCGGGAAATGATGTACGAACTATTACAAGAGAAGCTTTCATTAGCTGAATAA
- a CDS encoding tyrosine-protein phosphatase, translating to MVDIHCHILPLVDDGPSSVEHALQLAEQAATEGVSRIIATPHLYHPQFETEDVDVQLTVNEFNVLLKQRGIPITVYPGHEIRLIGELMEAIEAGQALTLNESRYILIEFPSSGIPSYARQVFAELISDGYIPIVAHPEKNKAIIQNPSLLFELISNGAISQVTCASLVGKYGKDVQRFALALLENAQAHLIASDAHHIEKRPFYWKQCERVLEKKLEDWLIDEIYENNEAVLLNQLITINPPNPIEKNWKGQWV from the coding sequence ATGGTTGATATCCATTGTCATATCTTGCCGCTCGTCGATGACGGTCCGTCTAGTGTCGAGCACGCGTTACAGTTAGCAGAACAAGCTGCTACCGAGGGAGTATCACGGATCATCGCGACACCACATCTCTATCATCCGCAATTCGAGACAGAAGACGTCGACGTACAATTGACAGTGAATGAGTTCAACGTGTTATTGAAACAACGTGGTATTCCAATCACTGTCTATCCAGGACATGAGATTCGTTTGATTGGTGAGTTGATGGAAGCCATAGAAGCAGGGCAAGCGTTGACGTTGAATGAGTCGCGCTACATCTTGATTGAGTTTCCGTCGAGCGGGATTCCATCGTACGCGCGTCAAGTATTCGCTGAATTGATTTCAGATGGCTACATTCCGATTGTTGCGCATCCAGAAAAGAACAAGGCAATTATTCAAAATCCGTCCCTATTATTTGAATTGATTTCGAATGGTGCGATCAGTCAAGTCACTTGTGCTAGTTTAGTTGGAAAGTACGGTAAGGATGTGCAGCGCTTTGCGCTGGCTCTGTTAGAAAATGCACAAGCACATCTCATCGCTAGTGATGCGCACCATATCGAGAAACGTCCGTTTTACTGGAAGCAATGTGAACGAGTGCTTGAAAAAAAATTAGAAGACTGGTTGATTGATGAAATTTATGAAAACAATGAAGCAGTTTTATTAAATCAGTTAATTACGATTAACCCTCCAAACCCAATTGAAAAGAATTGGAAAGGGCAATGGGTATAA
- a CDS encoding CpsD/CapB family tyrosine-protein kinase, with product MAKKSKMNKDARKLITVTQPKSPVAEQYRTIRTNIEFMAVDREIQAILVTSATQGEGKSTTSSNLAVAYAQQGKKVLIIDTDMRRPTVHYTFKVANGLGLSSLLTRQAEKEKAILPTKVDNLSILTAGPIPPNPAELLSSRAMEHLVSQLRADFDVIIFDAPPLLQVADSRITSKLTDGVVLVVGCTTSDRQRVLKAKEQLDLAEAKILGVVLNRRELTDDSAYQYYYSYE from the coding sequence ATGGCTAAGAAAAGTAAAATGAATAAAGACGCACGGAAGTTGATTACAGTGACACAACCAAAATCACCCGTTGCTGAACAATATCGGACGATTCGAACGAATATTGAATTCATGGCTGTCGATCGTGAGATTCAGGCCATTCTTGTTACATCTGCTACGCAAGGGGAAGGGAAGTCAACGACTTCGTCCAATCTTGCAGTCGCTTACGCGCAACAAGGAAAAAAAGTCTTGATCATTGATACGGATATGCGGCGTCCAACAGTACACTACACGTTTAAAGTTGCGAACGGCTTAGGTCTATCTAGTCTTTTAACGCGTCAAGCAGAAAAAGAAAAGGCAATTTTACCGACAAAGGTTGATAACTTATCCATTTTAACAGCAGGTCCGATTCCACCGAACCCAGCAGAGTTATTATCGTCACGCGCGATGGAGCACCTTGTATCACAACTACGAGCAGACTTTGATGTGATTATCTTCGATGCACCACCATTGCTACAAGTAGCAGACAGTCGCATTACATCGAAGCTCACGGATGGTGTCGTACTCGTCGTCGGCTGTACGACGTCAGATCGTCAACGTGTCTTAAAAGCAAAAGAACAACTTGATCTCGCTGAAGCAAAAATCCTTGGCGTCGTCTTGAACCGTCGTGAACTGACAGATGATTCAGCATATCAATACTACTATTCTTATGAGTGA
- a CDS encoding YveK family protein codes for MNETISLQELFSILRKSFWRILALTIVASLISFAVSSFLIKPTYQAGTQILVTPKKQENNIIDAQQVQSSVTLVNTYRVIIKSPAILEKVQKEVSNAPSSISVLNNMITVESEQNSQVINVSVQSKDAALASDIANSVANVFSEDIPKLMNVDNVKVLSVSGIPTSPVSPNVILNTAIAAVVGFLLGVGLAFLREVLDRRIRTEEQVQQILDLPVLGSIPDIDSKVFKSSSKTAKREAVKQYG; via the coding sequence ATGAATGAAACGATTAGCTTGCAGGAATTATTTTCAATTTTACGTAAATCGTTTTGGCGAATTCTAGCGCTAACGATTGTAGCGTCCTTGATTTCGTTTGCGGTCAGTAGCTTTTTAATTAAACCGACGTATCAGGCAGGAACGCAAATCCTTGTCACACCGAAGAAACAAGAAAACAACATCATTGATGCACAACAAGTCCAGTCATCGGTGACGCTCGTTAATACATATCGTGTCATTATTAAAAGTCCAGCCATCTTAGAAAAGGTTCAGAAAGAAGTATCGAATGCCCCGTCAAGTATATCTGTACTTAATAATATGATCACAGTCGAAAGTGAACAGAACTCTCAGGTCATTAATGTATCTGTTCAAAGTAAAGATGCAGCACTCGCTTCAGACATTGCGAACTCTGTTGCGAATGTATTTAGTGAAGATATTCCTAAGTTGATGAATGTCGATAACGTCAAAGTGTTATCAGTTTCAGGTATTCCAACATCACCCGTCAGTCCGAACGTTATCTTAAATACAGCGATTGCTGCAGTAGTAGGTTTCTTATTAGGTGTCGGTCTCGCTTTCTTACGTGAAGTACTCGATCGCCGCATTCGTACAGAAGAACAAGTCCAACAAATCCTTGATCTACCGGTCCTCGGTAGTATTCCAGATATCGACAGTAAAGTATTCAAGTCTTCATCAAAAACAGCCAAACGAGAGGCGGTCAAACAATATGGCTAA
- a CDS encoding LCP family glycopolymer transferase — MKKRWTPLKIMLLIALVLVVGVGGFIGYTYYQVDQTVKKIQSPVKNTGDKVVEEQKPVSVLLLGVDQRPGERGRSDSIMVMTLNPTRNESRLISIPRDTKVDIVGKGTNDKINHAYSFGGPEMAIKTVEKFLNIPINYYAEINMEGFTSLVDAVGGVTVYNDLDFTSAGTHFSVGKINLTGADALKYTRMRYEDPRGDFGRQMRQRQVIEQVVGKLSSDVSISNFNAIMDVVGKNAQTNVSFKPMRTLAFDYMDAFRNQKNLKLEGTGGKEGDGIYYWHPTDDSLKETQTALRYSLDME, encoded by the coding sequence ATGAAAAAACGCTGGACGCCACTGAAAATCATGCTATTGATTGCGCTTGTCCTCGTCGTCGGTGTCGGTGGATTCATCGGCTATACATATTATCAAGTCGACCAAACGGTCAAAAAAATTCAATCACCCGTCAAGAATACGGGAGACAAAGTCGTCGAAGAGCAAAAGCCGGTGTCGGTTCTGTTACTTGGTGTCGACCAACGTCCAGGCGAGCGCGGGCGTAGTGACTCAATCATGGTCATGACATTGAACCCGACACGAAATGAAAGTCGATTGATCAGTATTCCCCGGGACACGAAGGTTGATATCGTCGGAAAAGGAACAAATGATAAAATCAACCATGCCTATTCATTTGGTGGACCGGAGATGGCAATCAAGACAGTCGAAAAGTTTCTTAATATCCCAATTAACTACTATGCAGAAATCAACATGGAAGGGTTCACGTCCTTGGTTGATGCAGTCGGTGGTGTAACGGTTTATAATGATTTAGACTTTACGAGTGCTGGTACACATTTTTCTGTTGGGAAAATCAATTTAACAGGAGCAGATGCTCTTAAATACACGCGGATGCGTTACGAAGATCCACGTGGTGACTTCGGTCGACAAATGCGTCAACGTCAAGTCATCGAGCAAGTAGTAGGTAAATTATCTTCAGATGTGTCGATTAGTAACTTCAATGCGATCATGGACGTCGTCGGGAAGAACGCTCAAACGAACGTTTCGTTCAAACCGATGCGGACGCTAGCCTTTGATTATATGGACGCTTTCCGTAACCAAAAGAACTTAAAGCTTGAAGGAACAGGTGGAAAAGAGGGTGACGGCATTTACTACTGGCATCCGACAGATGATTCACTGAAAGAAACACAGACAGCATTGCGGTATTCACTTGATATGGAATGA
- a CDS encoding S8 family peptidase, translating into MKQVIVSALLVSAFGTYTWDTTEAATTAKKVPAIEAKTKKGYIKGTFDASGKALFYFDTKTYLSGGTHLKFAFDASKKATVYTSQTEYKQKDPYARYANSKQTLFFPLTWSGRQYIEVTGAKNKAFTIPYKLERLEPIREYATKSTTTGQATSLVVRLNGATKASTLSQTSRATDHETIDSTLRLEKFSYNSFIQAMAAKRQLEKTKSVRYVELDQPMKLLSTDPFQSVQWALKNTGQRGGVKGADIGYHAMVKRIANKSRSTVRVAVVDTGINPTYADFAGRVRMDLGYDFVHKRQLAYDDHGHGTHVAGVIAAASNNGYGMTGINDRASIIPIKVISRNNYASNSNIAKGILFAVKQKAKVINLSLGGGGVSLAIEDALAEARKKGIFVAAATGNEGASKLSYPARSKYAFSVGATNRFDKRASFSNYGEGLDLVAPGQDIASYLQDGESIFWSGTSMATPHVAGVASVLYSLKPSIKVTDVESILRKSAKDLGKKGRDTTYGYGRLNADRAVQLVK; encoded by the coding sequence ATGAAACAGGTCATCGTCAGTGCTCTCCTCGTGAGTGCATTTGGTACATATACATGGGATACGACAGAGGCTGCGACAACGGCGAAAAAAGTCCCAGCCATCGAAGCGAAAACGAAAAAAGGCTACATCAAAGGAACGTTCGATGCGAGCGGGAAAGCCTTGTTCTATTTTGATACGAAGACGTATCTGTCAGGTGGAACACACTTGAAGTTCGCCTTTGACGCTTCCAAAAAAGCGACCGTTTATACGTCGCAGACGGAATACAAACAAAAAGATCCATATGCGCGGTATGCGAATAGTAAACAAACACTCTTTTTCCCACTGACATGGAGTGGGCGACAATACATCGAAGTGACGGGGGCGAAGAATAAAGCTTTTACGATTCCCTATAAACTCGAACGCCTTGAACCCATTCGCGAATACGCGACAAAATCAACGACAACCGGACAGGCAACGAGTCTCGTCGTTCGTCTGAACGGGGCGACGAAAGCGAGTACGTTGTCACAGACGTCACGGGCTACTGATCACGAAACGATTGATAGTACGTTACGGCTCGAGAAGTTTTCCTACAACAGCTTCATCCAAGCGATGGCAGCCAAACGCCAACTGGAAAAAACGAAGAGCGTCCGGTACGTCGAACTCGATCAACCGATGAAGTTACTCAGTACCGATCCGTTCCAATCGGTCCAGTGGGCATTAAAAAACACCGGACAACGCGGAGGCGTTAAAGGAGCCGATATCGGTTATCACGCGATGGTCAAACGGATTGCCAACAAGTCACGTTCGACCGTTCGTGTAGCAGTCGTCGATACGGGGATTAATCCGACCTATGCGGATTTCGCCGGACGCGTCCGGATGGATCTCGGATACGATTTCGTTCATAAGCGACAGCTCGCTTATGACGATCATGGACACGGTACACACGTCGCGGGTGTCATTGCCGCAGCATCGAACAATGGTTACGGGATGACGGGGATCAATGATCGGGCGAGCATCATTCCGATTAAGGTCATTTCGCGCAATAACTACGCTTCGAACTCGAATATCGCGAAAGGCATTCTGTTCGCTGTGAAACAAAAGGCAAAAGTCATCAACTTGAGTCTTGGTGGTGGCGGTGTCTCCTTAGCGATTGAAGATGCTTTAGCAGAAGCGCGCAAAAAAGGAATCTTCGTCGCAGCAGCAACCGGCAATGAAGGCGCATCGAAACTGTCCTATCCGGCACGTTCGAAATATGCGTTCTCGGTCGGGGCGACGAACCGATTCGATAAACGAGCGTCGTTTTCGAACTATGGCGAAGGACTGGATCTCGTCGCACCGGGACAAGATATCGCGAGTTATTTGCAAGACGGCGAATCGATCTTTTGGAGTGGCACATCGATGGCAACACCGCATGTCGCAGGTGTCGCGAGTGTCCTCTATAGCTTAAAGCCAAGTATCAAAGTGACGGACGTCGAATCGATTCTTCGGAAGTCAGCGAAGGACCTCGGCAAAAAAGGTCGCGACACGACGTACGGATACGGTCGCTTGAATGCTGATCGTGCCGTTCAGCTCGTGAAATAA
- a CDS encoding S8 family peptidase, translated as MRTWIAGSLALGLICSTLPVKALEKQEMIRPATLIKAKEVPAFSKQAGSALTGRFDSDGFAVWYFDAKEFVAKGTHFEFELDYDTYGTMFASKADAEAGRVYNRYYQVTDDTLYFPLSWSGRQYLVLEGYPGDRYSVPAYVSRYEPIEESMTAAVKAVKPALLVQTRSGAMRAQSFGASKVESLASELRIERLVYNSYADAEAAKKKFERSNSVAFAEFDAPIQAFGVDAYQKHQWSLQNTGQKKGLKGADIGFVAMQKRIKGKKLSATKVAVLDSGINPTYADFAGKVRMDLGYDFINGDKTAWDDNGHGSHIAGIIAAGGNNTYGMTGINPMTTLIPIKVLDESGAGSVSGLVKGIQHATKQGARVINMSLGGSSSSKSIESALAAAVKKNILIVAASGNEGRGTVAYPARSKYVLSVGATGRKDTKASFSNYGTGLDLVAPGVSIPSYLADGELLYGSGTSMATPHVAGVASLMISLKPSLKASSVESILKKSAKDLGKKGYDTSYGAGRLNTDNAVKLIP; from the coding sequence ATGCGCACATGGATAGCAGGGAGCTTAGCGCTTGGTTTGATCTGTAGTACGCTACCAGTCAAGGCGCTTGAAAAGCAGGAAATGATTCGTCCGGCAACACTAATTAAGGCAAAGGAAGTTCCAGCGTTTTCGAAACAAGCTGGGAGTGCTTTGACAGGTCGTTTCGACTCGGATGGATTTGCCGTATGGTATTTTGATGCGAAGGAGTTTGTCGCAAAAGGGACGCACTTTGAGTTCGAACTCGACTACGATACGTACGGAACGATGTTCGCCAGCAAAGCCGACGCGGAAGCAGGTCGCGTCTACAACCGCTACTATCAAGTTACGGACGATACACTCTACTTCCCACTCAGTTGGAGCGGACGGCAGTACTTAGTCCTCGAAGGCTATCCGGGCGACCGTTATTCTGTTCCCGCCTACGTCTCGCGTTATGAACCGATTGAGGAATCGATGACGGCTGCCGTCAAAGCAGTCAAACCGGCGTTACTTGTTCAGACACGTTCTGGTGCAATGCGGGCGCAATCGTTCGGGGCCTCAAAAGTCGAATCATTAGCGTCTGAGCTCCGCATCGAACGACTCGTCTATAATTCCTATGCTGACGCTGAAGCAGCGAAGAAAAAGTTCGAGCGATCGAACAGCGTGGCGTTCGCGGAGTTCGATGCACCGATTCAAGCCTTCGGTGTCGACGCCTATCAAAAACATCAATGGTCGCTGCAGAACACGGGACAAAAGAAGGGACTGAAAGGAGCAGACATCGGCTTCGTCGCCATGCAAAAACGCATCAAAGGCAAGAAGCTGTCTGCAACGAAAGTCGCAGTTCTCGACTCCGGCATCAATCCGACGTATGCCGACTTCGCAGGTAAAGTCCGGATGGATCTCGGCTATGATTTCATCAATGGCGATAAGACAGCGTGGGATGACAACGGACATGGTTCACACATCGCCGGAATTATTGCAGCGGGTGGAAATAATACGTACGGGATGACCGGCATCAATCCGATGACGACGTTGATTCCGATCAAGGTGCTCGATGAGTCAGGGGCTGGTTCGGTGTCGGGACTCGTCAAAGGCATCCAGCATGCAACGAAACAAGGTGCCCGAGTCATCAACATGAGTCTCGGCGGTAGTTCTTCTTCGAAATCGATCGAGTCGGCATTAGCAGCGGCAGTCAAGAAGAACATCCTGATCGTCGCTGCTTCCGGGAACGAAGGACGCGGAACGGTCGCATATCCGGCCCGTTCGAAATATGTCTTGTCGGTCGGTGCAACCGGACGAAAAGATACGAAAGCCTCGTTCTCGAATTACGGAACGGGACTGGACCTCGTCGCTCCAGGTGTCTCGATCCCAAGCTACCTTGCAGATGGGGAGCTGTTATATGGAAGTGGTACTTCGATGGCGACGCCACACGTCGCGGGTGTCGCGAGTCTTATGATCAGTCTGAAGCCGTCCTTGAAGGCAAGTAGTGTGGAAAGTATCCTCAAGAAATCAGCGAAGGATCTCGGTAAAAAAGGCTATGATACGAGTTATGGTGCCGGTCGTTTGAATACCGATAACGCCGTCAAACTAATCCCTTAA
- a CDS encoding glycoside hydrolase family 70 protein → MNKTKKVSTGLLAALVATSGLTYAPESAKAFAPSEKLDNRVIFQSFSLYQPYESNMYRTLAKKGDLLNSWGVTDVWLPPAYRSFDMARYMEGYAIADRYDLGEFPQGPGGAVATKYGKATQLEMMVDMLHDDNIKVQMDLVPNQMLGLNKREAVFVRRATSSGEPFTNPYTGGEKTKTLATPYLAYTKGGGMGQAKYGYLKEWNKSFINGTSLQGQGMGRVMTDKDGKPYRYFGKDDAKNYLPEWLLDAAKTQNLNVVDTYLAADGWYEVSPENWKPMLSQYAKDEGYLEYMKQNGFETKEALLTSTENSKIASLTEEYMKTQAAYGYGSEERSYQNDNSGIDIEDQFLFVDETGFPTQAYNKTMTNNDEFLVGVDLANSNPEVIKEQKNWMKWMLETYKFDGFRIDAASHYDTRILNAEAEVSKAHFGKKDYLSYIESYKTEQNAYMKANNNEQLVMDGELYFTLRSALTPSNKRALRDLAKVSVVNREGDGATNVQANWSFVNNHDQEKNRINQIMLDTYGIKTNTQYGKDGEPKSFEKLYNKEDEAKALAIYNKELASPTKKYSTENVVAQYAFLLSNKNTVPTVYYGDLYQTDASYMSKTTPYYDEITNLLKVRKQYAYGKQHVAYHTSNTSKEAGKDLISSVRFGKDRNTGVATVIGKNAALDTTVQVNMGKTHANQVFVDASGVTKTKLVTDKNGILTVPVKGIKTAEVNGYVGVFVPQTTKAPVATIKAGAVYQGKALDLKTTVTNTTAAVASTRYRVLDTKKATVDSKGRLTGKATGKTTVEATVTLKDGFVLKTVLPIETKANSVTLKATKATLKKNQTTRIAYTSATDKIKSVQYTSANKKVAQVSSRGNVRGIKAGKTTIRVTYTTAGNYKVVKTFTVTVK, encoded by the coding sequence ATGAACAAGACGAAAAAAGTCTCGACAGGTTTGCTTGCGGCATTGGTCGCGACAAGCGGACTAACGTATGCACCAGAAAGCGCAAAGGCTTTCGCACCAAGTGAAAAACTCGACAATCGCGTTATTTTCCAAAGCTTCAGCCTGTATCAACCGTACGAAAGCAATATGTACCGGACGCTTGCTAAAAAAGGTGATTTGCTCAACTCGTGGGGTGTAACAGATGTATGGTTGCCACCTGCGTATCGTTCATTCGATATGGCACGTTACATGGAAGGCTATGCAATCGCTGACCGTTATGACCTCGGTGAATTCCCACAAGGACCAGGTGGAGCGGTTGCGACGAAATACGGTAAAGCCACACAACTCGAGATGATGGTCGACATGTTGCATGACGACAACATCAAAGTCCAGATGGATCTCGTTCCGAACCAAATGCTCGGTCTCAACAAACGTGAAGCTGTTTTCGTTCGTCGTGCGACAAGCTCAGGTGAGCCGTTCACAAACCCATACACAGGTGGAGAAAAAACGAAGACCCTCGCAACGCCTTACCTCGCTTACACAAAAGGTGGCGGTATGGGACAAGCAAAATACGGTTACCTCAAAGAGTGGAACAAATCGTTCATCAATGGGACATCACTGCAAGGGCAGGGGATGGGCCGCGTCATGACGGACAAAGACGGTAAACCATACCGTTACTTCGGTAAAGATGATGCGAAGAACTACTTACCAGAATGGTTGCTTGACGCAGCGAAGACACAGAACTTGAATGTCGTCGATACGTACCTCGCAGCAGATGGTTGGTATGAAGTCTCACCAGAGAACTGGAAGCCGATGCTTTCGCAATATGCGAAGGATGAAGGATACCTCGAGTACATGAAACAAAATGGCTTCGAAACAAAAGAAGCTTTGCTTACTTCAACGGAAAACAGCAAGATTGCTTCGTTGACGGAAGAATACATGAAGACACAAGCTGCGTACGGTTATGGATCAGAAGAACGTTCATACCAAAACGATAACTCAGGCATCGACATCGAAGATCAGTTCCTCTTCGTCGATGAGACTGGTTTCCCAACGCAGGCATACAACAAAACAATGACGAACAACGATGAGTTCTTGGTTGGTGTCGACCTGGCGAACTCGAACCCAGAAGTCATCAAGGAACAAAAGAACTGGATGAAGTGGATGCTTGAAACATATAAGTTCGACGGTTTCCGGATCGATGCAGCATCACACTATGATACGAGAATCTTGAATGCAGAAGCAGAAGTGTCAAAAGCGCACTTCGGTAAAAAAGATTACCTCAGCTACATCGAGAGCTATAAAACAGAACAGAATGCTTACATGAAAGCAAACAATAACGAACAACTCGTCATGGACGGAGAGCTTTACTTCACGCTCCGTTCAGCACTTACGCCATCAAACAAACGTGCACTCCGTGACTTAGCGAAAGTCTCAGTCGTTAACCGTGAAGGTGACGGCGCGACGAACGTTCAAGCGAACTGGTCATTCGTCAACAACCATGACCAAGAGAAAAACCGCATCAACCAAATCATGCTTGATACTTACGGCATCAAAACGAATACGCAGTACGGAAAAGACGGCGAGCCGAAATCGTTCGAGAAGCTCTACAATAAAGAAGATGAAGCGAAGGCACTTGCGATCTACAACAAAGAACTCGCAAGTCCGACGAAGAAATACTCGACGGAAAACGTCGTCGCGCAATACGCGTTCCTTCTTTCGAACAAAAATACGGTCCCAACGGTCTACTACGGTGATCTCTATCAGACGGATGCATCGTACATGTCGAAAACGACACCGTACTATGACGAAATCACGAATCTCCTAAAAGTCCGTAAACAGTATGCATACGGTAAACAGCACGTTGCGTACCACACATCGAACACGTCAAAAGAAGCGGGCAAAGACTTGATCTCAAGCGTCCGTTTCGGAAAAGACCGCAACACAGGTGTCGCGACAGTCATCGGGAAAAATGCAGCGCTGGATACGACAGTTCAAGTCAACATGGGTAAAACACACGCGAATCAAGTCTTCGTCGATGCTAGTGGCGTTACGAAAACGAAACTCGTCACAGATAAGAACGGTATCTTGACGGTTCCAGTCAAAGGGATCAAAACAGCTGAAGTCAACGGTTACGTCGGCGTCTTCGTCCCACAAACAACAAAAGCACCAGTCGCAACGATCAAAGCCGGTGCGGTCTATCAAGGAAAAGCACTCGACTTGAAAACGACAGTTACGAACACGACAGCAGCAGTTGCGTCAACACGCTACCGTGTCCTGGATACGAAAAAAGCGACAGTTGATTCAAAAGGTCGCCTGACAGGTAAAGCAACAGGTAAGACGACAGTCGAAGCAACGGTTACGTTAAAAGACGGTTTTGTCTTGAAAACAGTTTTACCAATCGAAACAAAAGCAAACAGCGTCACGCTGAAAGCAACAAAAGCAACACTGAAGAAGAACCAGACGACACGGATTGCCTATACTTCAGCAACGGATAAAATCAAATCCGTTCAGTATACGTCAGCAAACAAAAAAGTCGCACAAGTCTCGTCACGCGGTAACGTCAGAGGCATTAAAGCAGGCAAAACGACGATTCGTGTCACGTACACGACAGCGGGTAACTACAAAGTCGTTAAAACATTCACAGTTACAGTCAAGTAA